The nucleotide sequence CTGTCCAAGTACTGGATGATTTTTTCGAGCACCCGCACCGTGGTGGTTGCACTGCTCTGCGTGATCGCGCTCATTGCCGTATTCCAGAGTAGGCACAGCGCTCGGGCAACAAAAGCAACGAGTCCTGTCGCAAATGGTGACATGAGCACAACGACATTTTGGACCTCCGCATCCATTCCGTTACTCGCCTGCGTCACAGGCAGCTGTAGGCTGCGCAGCAGTTCGCGTGCTCTCCTCAGTACTTCGGCGCTCGACCCGCTCAGCAGTTGTTGGCCAAGCTCATTCAATGGCACCCCATCGTCGTGGCTGCTCAAAAACGCCGAGTCTTTCGTGAACGGCAGTGGGAGCTTCGTCGTTGCGTTCAACGCGCCAACGGCAATCTGAAGGAGCATCGCCGCGTAGTCAGGCGCACTGTACACAGACGTGAAGCGACTGAGGAGACCCTCGCGGCAGTCCGCATCGCTTATCAACAGAATGAGGTACAGCGTATCAACAGGGCGGGCTTGGGCAAAAAGTGAGAGGCCATGGCGGTGCACCACGACGTACGTCGGTCCGGGTGAGCAAACCTGAGCGCACAAGTCAGAGAGGTTTTGCGAGCCCTGCGTGGGCATCCGCTCGATCGCGTCGACTCGCACAATACGCGAGGATGAACCGCTGAAGGTCGCCACGATGTCCCGCACGTTTTGATGGGGTGCTATTACCGTGGCaggggaggtggcggcgagcACTTCATCAGAGGCTCGGTCGTCGTTCATGTCGCTAAAGGCCGCCAAGAACGCCGACGCGGAGGCGTAGCAAACACTGATTTCTTTGTTTACCGACAAGTACGAGGGGGTGTGCGATTGCAGAATGAGTTCAGCGCTGAAGACGGAATCGAATATGTTGATGTAGCGGTAGCGAAACTGGTCTCCGTTGAGGGCGATGGCCATGAGGCGGCACCCTTGCGCATCTGTCTCTATCACAAAAAgccgcaccagcggcgctggtTCGCCATTAGAGGTGGTATGCGAACGCGGCAGACGACCGGGACGGTGGCGCAGAGACAGTATGTAGCGCATGCCACCACTAGGGATCAGACGCCACAGGCTAATCCTGCTGCGCTCGCACAGTGTCGCCAAGATGCCGTCACGCTCGTCCACCACGAGATCGATAAGTCCGCCGTGCATGCCGCCTCTCCAAGATTGCCACACGCTCGCAACAACTGATGTCACCTGCCCAAGGACAGGGGCGGTGGAGAGCCAATAGCCGTAACTTACCATTCGTATCTTGGGAGTGATGGGGGTATTATCACGCATGTAGCGCACCTCATACACATTGCCGTCCGCACCTGCGCAGAACacgtggccgccgctgccaatCGCCTTCGTTATCACGGTGTCAGTGGAGCAGCTGTACCCCAGATTAACAACCTTCATCTCAGCCTGCGCCCCTTCGCCCATAATGCAAAGGCCTAAGAGGAACATCATGCTGGTGGTGCCCACGGGAATGATGTATGTCACGTGCGGCTGGAAGACGCCACTAAGGGGCCGGAGAGGAGCGCCGACAACGCTGATCAGCTCGGGAATCTCATCGTAGATGCAGAATTCGCGACCGCCATGGTAGTCCCAAATGACAAGACGGTTGTCTACAGTGAACCACACACGGGACAAGTCGGCAAACACGCCGGTGAGGGAGCTGTAGCGCATCGACTTCCACAACTCCAGCAGCGGTTCTGGCCACGCCACTCCGCCTACCGGAAAAAAGTCAGGGACGGCGTACGTCGAGTCACGCGTACTTAAAGCGTACGAGTTCGACCGTACAAAGCCGATGGCGTGTGGGTTGGGATGTCGCTCCACTGCCGCACTACTAAGTACCGCGCTCACAGTGTCCTCGACCATGTGCTTGGCGCCGTGTCGCGCCGTGCTGAGTTGTTGCTGCATCCTCGCTGTTCTCACCAGTGCGCGTACACGGGCGCGCGAGCACCGTTACGCCCACTCAACTCCAGCGAGGGGGGCTCGTTGCCCTAACGCTCCTCAGTGCGCTGCAGAGCACACGTGAgtagaaaaagagagaggtgagttGAGGAGGCCGTCCAAACAAACGAAAGAGCAGTGGCTAGAGAGCACCCCCGCAAACAATGTCACAAAGAGACACTGCAAACCCCACGTCCAGCCGCAGGTGGAGGTAAAGGTAAAGAAGGGCGATTAAAGAAGAGACAGTAGAGCGTACGAGTACGCCGTCATGCTAGCTGAGGCAATCCAGCAAGCCTTCGCCAACTGCACCCACTCTGCGGTGAACATGTGGCTGAGTCATAGCAAAGAGCGACTTGCGTGCCACTTATCGCTACACGTGAGCACCGACAGAAAAAGCAGCTGCCACATTATGATCGACAGCACCTAGCTTGCCcactgttttttttcctcgaGAGTGGGAGGCCTCCTTAACATTGTCACCGTAACATGCTTTGAAATTGATAGCCAGCGGCGCTCATCCCCCTACACGTGCACATACAAGAAGTGAATACACGCGCACGGCGCTGTAACGAAGTTTTTGCCACCAGCGTGACACCCACCACAGTTGAGGACAGCAATTTACAGGtacagaaagagggggagaaagtCCAGCGTTTGACGCGCCCACGCGAGTGGAAATGACATCCCGTGCGCGTTTCGCAGAGCAAAAGTGGTTATGCGGCACCGAAGCGGAGACCAGAGGAAGAGGTAGTGCGCCGTCACCCCCGCTCCTCCCTTCGATCCGCTTGACGACGTTTGATGGGGCCCACAGCTCTACTGCGCTGTTTTCATTTTGTGGGTGCGCAATGTGGGTCTCAttagctctctctctcctcagaGTCAGAGCTCGATTCGATGAGCAGTGCCCCAAAACGGGAGGAAACTCCTGATCGAATGGAATTTTTCGCGGCTGAGCCCACGGTGTTCGCTTTCACACCGTCTCCATCCGTCACATCAGTTTGGAAGCTGATGCTGTTACTCTGTTCCTCCGTCCACCTCCCGCGGCTAACGATGAAAGGGCTCTGCAGGGAAGCGCCAGGTGTGCTGGTCGCCTTGAAGCTAGGAATAGCGTCGCTTCGCGGTAGCAGTGCCGCCCTCGCCTCACCCCTTCCTTCCACGCTGGTCACAGATGGAGTCACGTGTATTCGCTCTGCTTGCTTTTTCCGAGGTGGAACGcatggcagaggaggagttTCAGTCCGCCCAGCGGGTGGTGCGGCGTCGGATGTCGCTAGAGATGCCACGCAAAATGATGGACTTGTGCTGCTTCTTTCACTCGCTACAGCGACGTTCTCCACTGTCGCATAGTCGTGGCTCTGGGCATCGCTGTAAAAAGCAATCGAGTCGGAATCGATATAGTTAGGTGAGAGACTCGCAAACCCCTTGGACTTCAGCGGAACAGGATGCACTTTGGTCACCTTTGACTTGGGGGATTTTGGCACTGCACCACTGGCATGTATCACCGATGCGTCGACAGACTTGTGACTCTCCACGCTAAGTGCGACAGGAGTAGGGCAGTCCTTCGTCACCGCAACAGTGGAGCGCGATTGTTGCGTCGACTCCAAAGAAAAGCTAGAATGAGAACGCCTTGTGGTGCTAAGGCGTGGGTGGGTCGCTGGCAAAGGAGGAACATCCGCGACATTGTCGAGCGTCGCTAACCGCTTCGTCGCGGGTGCATCACGCACCATTCTACTGCCCGATGCTGTCGGTGTCAGCGCGTCAGCCTCAGCTGAGTGCACGGAACGTTCTGACGTAGTATGGCACGAGGCACTTGGCCCCGCCTCCAACGTTGCAAAAGCGTTCATCGGCGCCACCGAGGGCGTCAGCGCTTCGGGGTAGGAGTGGCACAAACTTTCCCCCCGTTGCAGTTCACTCTGCGTGATCACcgagagcggcggcacaaGATAGGCACTGAAGAAAAACACCGCCTTGTAAACAGCCTGCAGGAGCGGAAGCGAGTCGAAGCGCAGCTCGATTGTCCCACCCATTTGATCCTCTGCCACTAGTGTGAGAGGCCGAGCATAGCGCACGCGGAGTGAGCGCAAGGTGAGCTGCACGAGGCGCACGCGGGACAAATAGGACTCGGCAGTCAAGGCGGTATGGTCAACCTGAAGACAGACACGCTGAAACCCACTCTGTTCTGTCCCCAGGTTGTGGCGCAGCTGAATGCCTTGCACAAACCTCATACTGTCCATTAGCGCAAGCTCGGCAGCCGAGAAGAGATCACTAGAAGAAGAAACCGTCTTGTTACCAAGCTCTCCCACGGCATCATCACTGGGTCGAAGTAGCGGAACAACATGGGCCGGTGGGGAAACGGCAAGCAGTCGCTCCAGTTGTGCAACACGGCGTGCTAGCCGTGTGATTATTTGCTGTCGTTCAGCCAGTTGAAGCTCGGCTGTTGCATTATAGCCGCAttgtctctgtgtgcggtCAAGATTGGCCAAGACATCTTTGACACTTAACAAGTCCGCGTTCTGCGTCCGCCTGTACTCATCCTTTCGAAGGCGTCTGAACTCGTTGATGATGACGTCGTACTCAGCGTCTGTGCGCGGATGAAGATCTAAAAGCCACCCGTAACTCACTGCTAGCGCGGCTCTCTTCCCCAGTCCATTTGCAACGTGTCGCTCGTGGGAGGTAATAGGCAAGCCATCCACATCCTCCAGACCGAAGCCGATGGTGAGCAGCGCCATGAGGCGGTAGTACGGGTGGCATGAAACAGGGCAGCCCTGCAGATGCAGTGACTTGAGGGAGACCTGCTTAGTGAGCCCGCGAAATGACTGAATTCTGTTGTGCTGAAAGTGCACCTCGGTGACATACTTGTGTGTGCCGAAGAATTCAAAGCTGGTGAGTCGGTTGCGCTGCAAGTTTATCACAAGGAAGTTCTCGTCCTTTCGTTCAGCGAGTCCCTCCAAGGACTCCACTCCTTTATCGACCAAGTCCAGCCTGTGGAACACCATCCGAAACCATCAGCAGAAGTACGCAACACACGAAGAGAGGCTTTCAGCTTTCACCGTAAGTAGCGCCGCAGGTCGATCCAACATTCGATCGCTGAGGAAGTTGGCCAAAATGGAGAACAGAAGTGCccgcaacagcaaaaaaaaaaagcgatgtcaagaaagagagtggataaaagaaggagagagaggttaAAGTGAGGAAAAATACGTATGTGTGCGGTACTGTACATCCAagggagctgctgctctggaGTACAAAAAACATGCAACACTGCCCACACAGACGCATCAGGGGTCTTTTGTGAACCGCATATCGATATCTCGCCGAAGAGACAGAGGAAAGAAACGAGACTGCAGCAACGACGAGTGAGCTGGGGCGCACACAAGGCTAAACGAGAGGTGATCCAAGACCCTTGTGTCGCTCTTGCCTCCCTTCAGCTGCGTGGACCGAAGAACACCCCTCTCCTACACCTGAAATGCAATGCTGATGTTCATACGACTCATTCTTTTGCTGGTTCCCGTTCTTTCACTTCCGTTGCGCGCCTGTCAGGAACTTCAGTGAGGACTCCCTTATTGATAACCCTGTCGGCGCTTCTGCAACTTGCTCCCCactttttttcgctctcctttccGCCTTTCGCCTTTTACAAAGTGGACGAAATGCGGACGGAGAAGCCACGGCAGATTTGTATCGCAGACCCATCAAAATGCTTCCCTCACACCGTCGAGGGCAAGGGAGCTGCACAGCAAAGACCAGGATGAGAACCGAGGCAGCGCAGGGAGCGTACTCCACCCAGGAAAGTCACGCATGTGCACAGGAGAGTCACATCTGTCTTGCTCGTTTGGTAATCACTTCCCCCTCCATCCTTTTCGCATTGAGGCAGGATATCATGACATActtcgcctcttttttttccaaaACATCAAATAcgggaagaaaaagggcaAAAGACGGGCTCTCTATTTTCGACGTAACAACCAGAGCCCGTTACGACGACTAGCAGGGTCCCAGTGGCACACATGAGATCCCCACTCGCGGCCCAACTTGCtccgcacagacacacacacacacacacgcacacacacacacacacacacgcacacacacacacacatgttTGCTGTCTGCTCATTTGTCCAAGCGCAGTGTTACAGAGCGCCGCCTCGTACAGTGGTAAGTAGACAAGGAAGAGCACAAAATGATAGCACGCAGTACCACTTTCTTTTTTCCGTTATAGGTGGCATTAGGGGGTCCTCATGGCCCGATCGGTTCTCGTTTTGTTTCCTCAGTCTGCGTCGCGTGCTTGGTCCGGGCGGTTTTTGGGGCCGCCAGCCTGCTTCGCCACGATGATCTGGTTCACAGACAGTACCGTGAGCACAGTGTCGGTGGCCAGCCTAATTGCCCAGAACTTGGTCATATGGGGCTCAACAATACCCGCCTCCACCGCATCCAACGTTGTGCCATCGTTCAGGTTGGCGCCCTGGTACTTCTTGCCAGCGTTGTGAtccgcctccagctgcgtgACCATATCAGTACCGTTGAAGCCACTGGCCTCGGCAAGTGtgcgcgccaccacctcgaaACTGGAAGCGTACTTGCGCACAGCGTACTGGTCGAGACCAGGGTTCGCTTCGGCATAGAGGGTGAGTTCTTTTTGCAGCTCCATCTCCACCGCGCCGGCACCCGCCACAACCCGCTTGTCCTTCGTCAGCGCCTTGAACACGTTCACGCCGTCGTCGATGGCGCGCTCCACGTCATCCAAGACGTTCTGCGTGGCACCACGCACCACAATTGTGGAGAGCTTCGAATCGTCCCGGTCCTGGACAAACGCCGTCACGTTCTTGCCAC is from Leishmania panamensis strain MHOM/PA/94/PSC-1 chromosome 35 sequence and encodes:
- a CDS encoding hypothetical protein (TriTrypDB/GeneDB-style sysID: LpmP.35.7100) produces the protein MVFHRLDLVDKGVESLEGLAERKDENFLVINLQRNRLTSFEFFGTHKYVTEVHFQHNRIQSFRGLTKQVSLKSLHLQGCPVSCHPYYRLMALLTIGFGLEDVDGLPITSHERHVANGLGKRAALAVSYGWLLDLHPRTDAEYDVIINEFRRLRKDEYRRTQNADLLSVKDVLANLDRTQRQCGYNATAELQLAERQQIITRLARRVAQLERLLAVSPPAHVVPLLRPSDDAVGELGNKTVSSSSDLFSAAELALMDSMRFVQGIQLRHNLGTEQSGFQRVCLQVDHTALTAESYLSRVRLVQLTLRSLRVRYARPLTLVAEDQMGGTIELRFDSLPLLQAVYKAVFFFSAYLVPPLSVITQSELQRGESLCHSYPEALTPSVAPMNAFATLEAGPSASCHTTSERSVHSAEADALTPTASGSRMVRDAPATKRLATLDNVADVPPLPATHPRLSTTRRSHSSFSLESTQQSRSTVAVTKDCPTPVALSVESHKSVDASVIHASGAVPKSPKSKVTKVHPVPLKSKGFASLSPNYIDSDSIAFYSDAQSHDYATVENVAVASERSSTSPSFCVASLATSDAAPPAGRTETPPLPCVPPRKKQAERIHVTPSVTSVEGRGEARAALLPRSDAIPSFKATSTPGASLQSPFIVSRGRWTEEQSNSISFQTDVTDGDGVKANTVGSAAKNSIRSGVSSRFGALLIESSSDSEERES